ACCTGCTGTCGTTCGGCGCTATCGGCGCGCGCACGACGGAGTCGCAACTGCACCGCGAGCTAGCGTCGGGGCTGTCGTTTCCGATTGGGTTCAAGAACGGCACGGACGGCTCGCTGGACGTGGCACTGGACGCGGTCAAGGCGTCGTCCCACTCGCACCACTTCATGGGCGTGACCAAGCACGGCGTGGCCGCCATCACCACGACGAAGGGCAACGAGCACTGCTTTGTCATCCTGCGCGGCGGCAAGCGCGGCACGAACTACGACGCTACGTCCGTGGCGGAGGCGAAGGCCAAGCTGCCCCCCACGGGCGTGCTGATGATCGACTATTCGCATGGGAACTCCAACAAGGACTTCCGCAACCAGCCGAAGGTGAACGAGGTTGTGTCGGAGCAGATTGCCAACGGCGAGGACAAGATCGTCGGCGTCATGATCGAGTCCAACATCAACGAGGGCAGCCAGAAGATTCCGCCCGAGGGCAAAGCTGGCCTCAAGTACGGTGTTTCGATCACGGACGGCTGCATATCCTGGGAGACCACCGAGGAGGTGCTGAGGAAGCTCGCCGGCGCCGTCCGCAAGCGGCGCGACCTGCGGAAGACCAAATAAGGCCGCCACCGCGCACTGCGCACATCCTAGTATGTAGTCGCAAAGCTCATTTCAATTCTGGTTTTTAGCTCTTTCACTAAGCTTTGCACGGGCTCGCTTGTGTGGTTTGTTTGTACTTATCACTTATAATTATGTTTTATTTTACTTCAGATGAGTCATTTCGGCTCGATTTTCCTTATAAGTCAGCGGCTCTCGCTTTGAAGCTTCCGTTTGGCACAGCGCTGTGATCCGCTCGTGGCGGTTCTGTATTCTATATTGCTTTGCCCGTAATGGTACAGGTCGTGCACATCGTGGACGTCGAAAGCGGCAACCTGCAATCGATCACAAACGCAATTGAGCATCTAGGCTATGAGGTGAAGCTGATACGAAGTGGCGCTGATCCTGAGCTGGACAAGGCGGAGACGCTAATTCTACCGGGCGTCGGGAATTTTGGCCATTTCACTCGCAACATGCGCGCCCGTGGGTTTGTGGACGCTATCTCCTCATACATCGCATCTGGGAGGCCCCTGATGGGCATCTGCGTTGGGCTACAAGTGCTATTTAGAAGCTCCGAAGAAGACCCTGGCGCAGAAGGACTGGCGCTGGTCGACATGTCGCTGTCGCGGTTCCGCGATGAGTCAAAGCCGGTTCCGGAGATAGGTTGGAACACCCTGCAACTGGACGGAGACCAATTCTTCGGTCTTGACCCCTGCGGAAGGTACTACTTCGTGCACTCGTATGCTGCGATGTTGGCAAATGGTGCGGGCCGGTTGCGAGAGCAGGGCTGGCGCGTCGCGACAGCCAGGTACGGCGATGAGCGATTTGTAGCGGCGCTGGCACGTGGAAACCTGTTTGCAACGCAATTCCACCCAGAAAAGTCGGGGAAGCTCGGGTTGCAACTACTGGCCAACTTCCTGAAGCAGCAACACCCTTCTATTGACCGCGGCTCGCAGGATATAGAGCTGCTCACCAATGATTACTCTAATTATGGGTTGACCAGACGGATTATCGCATGTTTAGATGTGCGCGCCAACGATGAGGGAGATCTCGTGGTGACGAAAGGCGACCAATATGATGTCAGAGACAAGCAAGAAAGTGGTGCGATCAGAAACCTAGGCAAGCCGGtcgagctggcgcagcttTATTACGAGCAAGGTGCAGACGAGATTACATTCCTGAATATAACGAGCTTCAAGGATTGTCCATTAAGGGATGCACCAATGCTGGAGGTGCTGCGGCTAGCTGCTAAGACGACTTTTGTTCCGTTGACTGTGGGCGGCGGAATCCGGGATATAGTTGATCCGGACGGGACAAGAATCTCTGCTCTGGACGTTGCTGGCCTTTACTTCCGATCCGGTGCAGATAAAGTTTCCATCGGGACAGACGCT
This is a stretch of genomic DNA from Eremothecium gossypii ATCC 10895 chromosome VI, complete sequence. It encodes these proteins:
- the HIS7 gene encoding imidazoleglycerol-phosphate synthase (Syntenic homolog of Saccharomyces cerevisiae YBR248C (HIS7)), whose amino-acid sequence is MVQVVHIVDVESGNLQSITNAIEHLGYEVKLIRSGADPELDKAETLILPGVGNFGHFTRNMRARGFVDAISSYIASGRPLMGICVGLQVLFRSSEEDPGAEGLALVDMSLSRFRDESKPVPEIGWNTLQLDGDQFFGLDPCGRYYFVHSYAAMLANGAGRLREQGWRVATARYGDERFVAALARGNLFATQFHPEKSGKLGLQLLANFLKQQHPSIDRGSQDIELLTNDYSNYGLTRRIIACLDVRANDEGDLVVTKGDQYDVRDKQESGAIRNLGKPVELAQLYYEQGADEITFLNITSFKDCPLRDAPMLEVLRLAAKTTFVPLTVGGGIRDIVDPDGTRISALDVAGLYFRSGADKVSIGTDAVYAAERYYEAGTRGDGSSPIETISKAYGSQAVVISVDPKRVYVDSPDDTPNKTIESKYPNSKGQRWCWYQCTLKGGRECSKIGVWELVRACEALGAGEILLNCIDRDGTNVGYDLELLKLVKYAVKIPVVASSGAGKPEHFQEAFLETGVDACLGAGIFHRGEYTVREVKDHLSRNGLKVRLI
- the ARO4 gene encoding 3-deoxy-7-phosphoheptulonate synthase ARO4 (Syntenic homolog of Saccharomyces cerevisiae YBR249C (ARO4)), yielding MTSFPMFAADADQAEDVRILGYDPLVSPALLQSQIPATQACLETAQKGRREAIDIITGKDDRVLVVVGPCSIHDLDAAQEYAQRLKKLAEELEGDLVVVMRAYLEKPRTTVGWKGLINDPDVNNTFNINKGLQAARQLFVNLTSIGVPIGSEMLDTISPQYLTDLLSFGAIGARTTESQLHRELASGLSFPIGFKNGTDGSLDVALDAVKASSHSHHFMGVTKHGVAAITTTKGNEHCFVILRGGKRGTNYDATSVAEAKAKLPPTGVLMIDYSHGNSNKDFRNQPKVNEVVSEQIANGEDKIVGVMIESNINEGSQKIPPEGKAGLKYGVSITDGCISWETTEEVLRKLAGAVRKRRDLRKTK